CTGATCCACGGCAACGACTCCAAGGCGCCCTGCGGCAGCAACAAGGACCGGCACGAGAACATCGGCAGGGGCCACATCGGCGCCGAACCCTTCGCGGAGCTGTTCCGCCACCCGGTGAGCGCCGGGGTGCCCATCACCCTGGAGACCCCCGGCCCGGAGGGTCCGCACGCCGAGGACGTGGTCACCCTCAAGAAGCTGCGCGCCGGGGCCTGAGCCGCCCGTCCCCTCGGAAGCGGGTCGGCTCCGGCCGGGTTCCCTCCCTGATCAGTCCTGTTCCGTGGGGCCCTGCTCGGTCACTGCCCGGTCGCGCAGTTCCGCGACCTCGATGCTCGCGCGCACGCTGCACAGCACGACGACCGTGGTGACCAGCACCGCACACAGCGCGTAGGAGACCGCCGCGCAGAGCATCCACACGGTGGTGTGTCCGGTGGCCGGGGCCAGAGTGAGCAGGGCCACGGTCGCGGCGACCGCCGTGTTGGCCGCCACCAATGCCCGTAGTCGGTCGGCCCTGTCCAGCAGCGCCCCGGACGGCGGGGCCAGCAGCAGCCAGGGCAGAAAGCGGGCCACCGTCAGCCCGGTCACCAGCAACGTCCTGGGCGAGGGGGCGATC
This DNA window, taken from Nocardiopsis exhalans, encodes the following:
- a CDS encoding MFS transporter translates to MTNASRSSVTSGRERLGGTFHRFWAAGVSTNFGDGLPAVALPLIAPSPRTLLVTGLTVARFLPWLLLAPPSGALLDRADRLRALVAANTAVAATVALLTLAPATGHTTVWMLCAAVSYALCAVLVTTVVVLCSVRASIEVAELRDRAVTEQGPTEQD